The Nostoc sp. NIES-3756 DNA window TTAGAAGGTGTTTTGCAAAGGGGTAAGGCACAACTGGGAGACAAAACCATGATAGATGCCCTAGCCCCAGCTTTAGAAAAGTTTGGGCAAGCTGTGGGTGAAGGGAAAAATATCCCAGAAGCCTTACAACAAGCTTTAGCGGCGGCTGAACAGGGAATGAAGGAGACAACGCCGATGTTAGCGAAGAAGGGACGAGCTAGTTATTTGGGCGAAAGAAGCATAGGACATCAAGATCCAGGGGCGACTTCTGCTTATTTGATGTTGCAGAGTTTGTTGGCAGTGGTGGAGGGATGAGGTAAGTTAGTTCATCTTTCTTGGAAATAGATGGTTTTTTCCTAGTAAATTACTGAATTTGTAAATTTGTAATTCCTAAAAAAGTCGCGCTGGCTTTGACAGGCGAAAATGAAAACATTAACTGATTGACACCAATTCTCCAAAGTTCTGCAATAGATTCAAACCTTTAAAGCTAGTCTATTTCAGACTTTTGTAATTACGAATTACGAATTGGTAAAAACCTCTCAACAAGCTTGGCGGTGTTGTCGTGGTTGGAATTGTTATTGTTTCTCATAGTAAACAACTAGCCCTTGGTGTCCAAGAATTGGCGATGCAGATGGTTCAGGGTAAAGTTGCCCTAGCGATCGCCGCAGGTATTGCTGATCCTGACAACCCACTGGGTACAGATCCTATCCAAGTCCAAGAAGCGATCGCTTCTGTATTTAGTGATGATGGTGTCTTGGTATTGATGGATTTGGGTAGTGCTTTGATGAGTGCAGAAATGGCGTTGGAGTTTCTGCCAGAAGCACAAAGGCAAAAAATTCATTTGTGTGCTGCACCTCTAGTAGAAGGTGCGATCGCGGCGGTAGTTGCGGCGGCGGCTGGTAAGAATATGCAGCAAGTTATAGCTGAAGCCCAAGGCGCATTAGTAGCCAAAGCTACTCAATTAAATATAAACACAGACACTAATGTTCATTATCAACCTATCACAAGCCAAGAAGCAGCAACTAGAGAAATTCGCCTGACTATCAACAATCGCTTCGGTTTACACGCCCGTCCTGCTGCTCAGTTTGTGAGTATATCTGCCCGATTTGGGGCGCAAATTTTGGTACAGAACTTAACCACAGGTTCGCCACCTGTACGGGGTGACAGTATTAATCAAGTAGCAACGTTAGGGGTACGCCAAGGACACGAAATAGCAATTTCGGCTACTGGTGTTGATGCAGATGCGGCACTAGCAGCCCTACAAGCGTTAATTGCTAATAATTTTGGTGAGGATGATACTATTACCTCCCCACCATTAGTAGAAAACACAGCAACGCCTCAGTCTCCTAGTGAACTATTAGGAATTGCTGCTTCCCCAGGCGTGGCGATCGCGCCCGTTGTCCATTATCAACCAAGCATTCTTACACCTACGCAACACCACGTAGATGATGCAGAAGCAGAGTGGCAACGTTTACAAAATGCGATTCAAGCTGCCAAAAAAGAAATTGAAACGTTATTCTCTCACGCATCAGTGCAAATTGGTGATGCTGAAGCGGCTATTTTTGATGCTCATTTACTGTTTTTAGCAGATCCGGTGCTATTGGAAGCGGTTCACCACCGCATCAGCGAAGAACAAATTAATGCAGAAGCAGCTTGGCAATTGGTAGTAGATGAAGTGGCTTCTCGCTACCGCACCCTTGAAGATATTTATCTGCAAGAACGAGTTGATGATGTAATAGATGTAGGGCAAAGGGTACTGCGACTGCTAACGGGTACTGTTGGTACTGTTTTGGATCTACCAGAACCAGCGATTTTAGTTGCTAAAGATTTGACTCCTTCGGATACGGTGGGGCTAGACCCAAAAAAGATTTTAGGTATTTGTACCACCTCTGGTAGCTCCACATCTCACAGTGCCATTATTGCCCGGACTCTCGGCATACCCGCAGTTTTAGGTATGGATGCCCAGGTGTTACAGGTGGAAGATGGTACACTCATGGCCTTGGATGGTGAAATCGGCAGGGCTTGGGTAGAACCAGAAGCGGATATTTTGGAGTTGCTGGAAACCAAGCAGCAAGTATGGCAAACGGCGCAACGGGACGCAAAAGCCAAAGCACAACAGCCAGCAATCACTACTGATAATCGACAGGTGCGTGTATTTGCCAATATTGGCAGTATCGCCGATGTGCAAGCAGCCCTATCTAACGGTGCTGAGGGTGTGGGGTTGTTGCGTACCGAGTTTCTTTATTTAGGCAGAACCAGTCCACCAACTGAGGAGGAACAAGTAGCAGTTTATCAGGCGATCGCCCAAGTATTACAACAGCGTCCTTTAATTATTCGCACTCTGGATGTCGGCGGTGATAAGCCATTGCCTTACCTCCGTCCACAGCTTATAGAAGCGAACCCCTTCTTGGGTTGTCGAGGAATCCGTTTCTGCCTCAATCATATAGATTTATTTAAAACTCAGTTACGGGCAATTTTGCGTGCCAGCGTTGGGCAAAATATCAAGATTATGTTACCTATGATTGCTACTGTAGGGGAAGTCAAAGCGGCTAAAGCTATCTTGAGTCAAGTACAGTCAGAACTGCGCCAAGCTGATATTCCCGTTGAGGAGGCCATTTCCTTGGGAATTATGGTAGAAGTTCCCGCAGCCGTAGCGATCGCTGATCAATTGGCGGCGGAAGTAGACTTTTTTAGTATCGGTACTAATGATTTGAGTCAGTATGTCATGGCAGGCGATCGCACTAACCCCCAAGTAGCCAGTTTAGTTGATGCTATGCACCCGGCTGTGTTACGCATGATCCAACAAACTGTGCAAGCTGCCCATCAGGCTGGTATCTGGGTAGGCTTATGTGGTGAACTAGCAGCCGAACCTGTGGCAACCCCAATTTTATTAGGTTTGGGGCTGGATGAGTTAAGCGTCAATCCTCCAGCTATACCCACACTCAAACAGTCAATCTCACAGTTAAGTTTAGCGACATCTGAGGCGATCGCTATGAGGGCATTGCAACAAAATTCTGTAGAACAGGTAAAAGCGATCGTTTCTAAGTAAGACTTACATATGTAAAGGAAAAATTCAGGGGGTAGTGGACTGGCATGGCTAAAATCTTACATTAGCTAACCACAGAGGTACAGAGATAAAAGAAGAATCTTATTGCACTATTTTAGTCTTGTCACGTCAATAGGGATATAGGGGTGGATAAAACAATAATTTTCTCGTTGTTGCGTTCAGACATAATATTCCTACTCCCTATTCCCCACTCACCACTCCCAGCCCAAGTTAGACCATCTACCAATTCTTATTTAATAAAGTTTCAAATTCGGCTTGTAAAGCTGTAATATCTGCCAGCCTAGCCACGAGTATATTCTCATTACCAGCATCAGTTAATCTGGCTTTCCAGTAACGTATACTCTCAGAGTTGTTCATCCAAAAGCTGACTACAGTATCTAACACTTGCTCAGTATTCCAACCCCATTTGATAGGTACTGGTTCTACTGTTTCTATCAATGCGTCAAGCGTACATTTATGGGTTCCTAAATATTCAATACCTTGAGGTTTTGGTTGTTGTTGATTCTGCTGTTGGTGATTAAAAAATTGCCAAACAGGGGATACACCGACAATATCAAAAGTATATTTCATTTCTGTCTTCCCAATGATTAATTAGTTGTACGTAACATACATATTTAGAAATCAATTATGCTAGCAATAGTACTTACAACTCATCTAGAAAAAGAGTAATGTTTGCCTCCATCTCAATGACTAAATTGTCTTAGAAAATTAGCACTCTCTAACTTTGAGTGCTAGAAAATAATAGATTATTTGAGGTATTATTAAAGAGTTTCGGGCATAATTTTGGGGGAGTATTTTATTTTTAATAATTATTTAACTTTGTCGTTCACAAATGGAAAGGGTGAATTAGCAGCTTTATTTGCTGCCTGTTTATGGGCGATCGCTTCAGTGCTTTATGGGATTGTGGGGCAAAGGATTGGGCCGCTTCAGCTAAATTTGATTAAAGGAATCGTGGCGATCGCCTTTCTTTTGCTGACGATTTGGTTGACTGGCGAATCCTTATCTATCTCAACCCCTGCACCAATTTTGCTCCTGTGTTTAAGCGGGGTTGTGGGTATTGGTTTGGGAGATACAGCCTTTCTTGCTGCTATCAATAACTTAGGAGCGCGTCGCGTTTTACTTATAGGAACCTTAGCTCCTCCCATAACAGCGATCGCCGCCAATATTCTCCTGCAAGAAAGGTTAAATTTCAACGCTTGGTGTGGTATTCTATTAACTATTGTGGGAGTTGCTTGGGTAGTTACAGAAAGAGTACCCAATTCAGAAGATAGTAATTCAAAATCATCAATCAAAGGTCTTATTTTCGCTTTACTAGCAGCCATTACTAACGCCGCCGGCACAGTAATTTCTCGCGCCGCATTTGCTAGTGGTAACGTGACACCTTTGTGGGCTGCTTTACTGCGGTTATCAGCAGCAGAGTTAATTCTGGTAATAGGAATAAGTTTAAGTTACAAACGTCAAATATCATCCCATTCCCATAGACCATCGTGGCAAATAATTCTGACTGGTTGCTTTGCCGCTTTTTGCGGTACTTATTTAGGAATTTGGCTACAACAAACAGCTATTAAACTTACGGCTGCGGGAATTGCCTCAACTATCATGCAAACTAGTCCGTTATTTGTTATCCCCCTTGCCATTGTCATAGGTGAAAAAGTCAGTTGGAGAGCGATCGCAGGTGTGATAATTGCGATCGTAGGTATTGGAATTTTGAGTAGTCATTAGTCATTGGTCATTAGTCATTAGTCAACAGTCCATAGTCTATAGTTTTCCCCCCTCTCCCTCATCTGTCCCCTCTCCATCAAGGCTGCCAAACTTTGATAGTTTGATCCTTACTAGCACTGACTAAAATTTTCTTTGTAGGGTTTGTGGCGATGCCTAAAATCCAGTCAGAATGACCGGGGAGAGTCTCAAGTAATTTACCTGTTGGCATATTCCAGATTTTGAGGTCATTATCAATACTTCCACTGACGAGAGTGTTGTCATCAAACCCCAAACTCAGAGTTACTACTCGTGAGGTGTGTCCCAAGAGAGTGTGCAGCAATTCACCTGTTTGCACATTCCAAAGTTTAATGCTTTGATCCCAACTAGCACTGGCGAGTGTCTTGCCGTCGCGGCTGAAGATTAATGACCTCACAGCGTCTCGATGTCCGGTGATAGTGCGGAGGTGTTGTCCTGTATATAAATTCCAAATATTGATGTTTTTGTCAAGACTTCCAGTAGCGAAAGTTTCACCATCCGAACTCATTGCTATAGAGAAAACTCGACTATTATGTCCTTTAATTCTGCGGAGTAATTGCCCTGTGGGAAAGTTCCAAATCTTGATAGTCCCATTTTCATGACCACTAACTAGAGTCTGTCCATCATTGCTGATAGCGAGTGACCAAACCGGGCCACTATTAGTCATGATTGTCCTTTTCAGCTTGAATTTTTGCAGATTCCAAATTCTAATTGTATTGTCGCCACCTGCGCTGATGAGAGTCTGATCATCTGAACTTAATGCGATCGCTCTAACTGTATCAGTATGTCCTTCTAGTGTGGCTATAACTTTCCAAGTTTCTAAATTCCAAACTTTAATAGTTTTATCTGCACTAGCACTTACCAAAGTCTGTCCATCTTGACTTAACGTAACCGCCCATACTGCATCCACATGACTAAATAAAGTGTTACTCAGTGCTATACTTTTCTGCTCTAAGGTGGAAGTTGGGGTTAGGATAGGGTCTGGAGTTGGGGTTTTTGGGACACCAGGTGAGAAAGGTGCAACTTTGAAAAAATACAAAGTGAGTAGGGAAGCAATTGTGGCTATAATCCCCAGTGCTACAGTTAATTTGCCAGAGAAAGGAAATATTTTTTGACTATGTGTAAAGCTGAAGGGAAGCTCTGATAACTGCGCACCATCTTGGGCTATTCTTTGCGCTATGGGCAGTTCCTGCTCAATGATGCTTCCATTACGAGGAATAATCAGCGTTCTCAGTGTACTGGCAACAAATAATTCCTGGTCAGCAATGGTAGTATCTTTAATTTCCTCCTGAGATGCGGGTACGAACAAATTGAGCAACTTTCCTTGCTCAAGATGAGTCTGGCTTTGCTCAATTATCCGTTTAGGAAGCTTCACCCCAGCGCGAGTAGGTTTGTGACTCCACAAGTTTTGAACCACCAAACTTTCTAAATAAGCTGGAGGATTTTCCCTATTTATGAGCGTTAACGGCCCCGTGCATAAGCAGATAAAAATATTTTCGAGTTGACTAGGCTTTAGTTGACCCGCTAAATGATAGCAGAGAAAATAAGGTACATTACTACGACCCAAATCATCCAAACCATCGTTGTACAACCAACCAAACAGGCTATGCTCTGGATTTACCTGCAATAAATACGCCGCTCTATATCCAGCCCCAGGTGGGTTATAAGCATCCCAGAACTGATAAACCAACTTCTCTAAGAAAATTTGTTGTATTTCCGTAGGAATATCCTTACTCGCCACGGTTCTCAATCCCACGGTAGCAAAGCTGGTGTATACAAGTTGACCTAAGACAAAAGGGGCCATACTGGGAGGTGTCTAGGGAGCAGGGAGCAAGGGGGAAAACTATGGACTGTTGACTGTTGACTATGGACTAACGACTAACTCGATTGTTGCTCTGTGGTTGGGTTTTGTTGGGGAGTATTAGATTTAAAGGAATCGAAGGCTAGGAATATTGCAGCGATCGCCGCTAATAAAATAGCACTTAACGAATAAATGAGCAAAATATCGTTGCGGTTTTTTGGGCGTAATATGTGACTAGTTAATGATTGCTTACTTGGTTCATCGGGTAAATCCTCTTGTAGTAGGGGTTCAGAATTGTTGAGATGTGATAAGAGCCAGAGTAAGGGACTAGCCGCACCATTTGCTTTAAGTTTGGCAACACCATCTATAGTAACGATTGGTATCGCCGAATAGAATTTTTGATAAGTTAGTTTCAATAAATCAAGATAGGTAATGATTGGTTGTAGGCTTTGATCAATTTGTGATTGGGTAGTTGAATTAAGTTCGATCAGGTCGCACTTGGTTAAAATTAAGGCAAACGCATATTTCATATTATACTTATAAACTACTGAGGCGATCGCGGCTACTTGGTTATAAATATCCTCAAGTACGCTGAGATAATCCTTGTCCTCAACCAAAGCATGGGCATTAATAAATACACAGCAGCCATTAGATGTGAATATCATCTCTTGAAAGTCTGAATTGTGGACATTACATGACTCTCCAGGAATATCCCACCAACGGAAATTACAGACTGTTTCTACACCTGAGCGCAGTTGGCGCTTTAAACTGAAGTCAAAATTAGTAATTTTAATTGTTGGTGGTGGGTATAAATTTGTACGAGCAACATGGTTTTTAATCTTTTCCAGATTGGCTTGCACTTCCTCATCCTCACAATCAAACCACAACTTTTGAGTTCCATCTGATCGACTATCAGGATGCAGTTCTGTGTAGCTACCAGCAAGAAAAACTGTTTTACCTACTCCTCGTTGACCAATACTTAACAAACTAAATGTTTTAGGGGTAGTTGCGATCGCTAGGTTCATATCATCACCGTGACTGTAGTAGTAATTAATTGATATTTTGCTGTGTTAGGGAAATTTTAAATAATTGGTGACAGAAAATAAGCTGCTAACCTCAATGTCAAGCCCAGATTTATCAATAAAATAAGCAGGCTCATATTTGTAGGAATTTACTAATTTCTATTTGTTGTAATTAATAACTCACACTTAAATTAATATACGACAGTGATTTAGTAATAAATCAAGCTCTTTGATCAATTTTAAGGGATTTTTACCTTTGAATAAAGAAGCTATTGCAGCTTCATGGGGATTTCTACCTGTACGTTTGACTGCTGCTATAGCATCTTGATTAGAAAATCCTCTACCATAAACTAACCATGCAGCTAATACATGACCAGTACGTCCTATACCACCAGAACAGTGAACTACAACTTTTTCATTGAGTTTGTCTGCTGTCATTAAAAATGGCAATATTTTCTGGGTAAGAGTATTTATATCGGCTAGCTGAAAATCTGGAATTGCTGCCCAACAAATTTGTTGATTACCAAATTCTTTTTGATATGTATCTAAAAGATGGGAATAATAATTTAGTTGTTCATCAGCTAAAAGACAACACACCTTTTGAATATCTTGCTGCTTCATAAAATCTATCCAATGATAGGTTCCTTGATTTGAGTAACCAGGACGGGAAGCACCAAAGACAATTTTTTCTTGTTCGGAAGCTGGAGCGAATTTGTACATTGATGCTATCTATTGACTGGCTGGATAATTAGGATTAGGGATAGAGGAAACTAGCTTAATGTATTCTGACCAAATAAAAATAATCATATATTTCGTAATTCGTAGTCAGCATTTCTAACTACAAACTACGAATTACGAATTACGAATTATCACGCACCATGTTGCTTAAACCAAGCCTGGAGACGTTGCCAGCCTTCCTTAGCTTCTTTTTCGCGGTAGGAAGGGCGATAATCGGCAAAGAAAGCATGGGGCGCGTCAGGATAGACAATGATTTCTGATTTACTACTGCTACCTTTGAGGCGATCGCGCATTTGCTCGACGGTATTTAGAGGTATACCCGTATCTTTACCGCCGTAAAGTCCGAGAACTGGGACTTTTAGTGTAGAAGCAATATCAACGGGGTGCTTGGGTGTAACTGCGGTAGAATCACCTACAAGTCGTCCATACCAAGCTACCCCAGCTTTCACATTGGGATTGTGTGCTGCATACAGCCAAGTAATCCTCCCACCCCAACAAAAGCCTGTAATCGCCAATTTATTGGTATTGCCTTTGCCTGACTTTTTAGCCCAGTTAACTGTAGCATCTAGGTCAGATAGTACCTGGGCATCTGGTACTTTAGCTACTATGGGGCGGATTTCATCTATGCTGCTTAACTTGGAGACATCACCTTGACGCACAAATAATTCAGGTGCGATCGCCAAATAACCCAATTTAGCAAAGCGACGGCAGACATCTTGGATATGTTCGTGTACGCCAAATATCTCTTGAATGACTAATACCACTGGGAAATTGCGCCCAGTAGCCGGCAGCGCTCTGTATGCAGGGATTGTACCGTCTTTAACCGGAATCTTCACTGTACCAGCCACCAAACCTTGGCGATTGGTGGTGATGACTTGGGCTGAAATAGGTTCTACGGCTAAGGCAAAACCCGTTGCCAGAGAAGCAGTTGTGATAAATTTACGTCTTGTAATTCTGTTCACCATCTT harbors:
- a CDS encoding WD40 repeat domain-containing protein; translation: MAPFVLGQLVYTSFATVGLRTVASKDIPTEIQQIFLEKLVYQFWDAYNPPGAGYRAAYLLQVNPEHSLFGWLYNDGLDDLGRSNVPYFLCYHLAGQLKPSQLENIFICLCTGPLTLINRENPPAYLESLVVQNLWSHKPTRAGVKLPKRIIEQSQTHLEQGKLLNLFVPASQEEIKDTTIADQELFVASTLRTLIIPRNGSIIEQELPIAQRIAQDGAQLSELPFSFTHSQKIFPFSGKLTVALGIIATIASLLTLYFFKVAPFSPGVPKTPTPDPILTPTSTLEQKSIALSNTLFSHVDAVWAVTLSQDGQTLVSASADKTIKVWNLETWKVIATLEGHTDTVRAIALSSDDQTLISAGGDNTIRIWNLQKFKLKRTIMTNSGPVWSLAISNDGQTLVSGHENGTIKIWNFPTGQLLRRIKGHNSRVFSIAMSSDGETFATGSLDKNINIWNLYTGQHLRTITGHRDAVRSLIFSRDGKTLASASWDQSIKLWNVQTGELLHTLLGHTSRVVTLSLGFDDNTLVSGSIDNDLKIWNMPTGKLLETLPGHSDWILGIATNPTKKILVSASKDQTIKVWQP
- the ptsP gene encoding phosphoenolpyruvate--protein phosphotransferase, producing MVGIVIVSHSKQLALGVQELAMQMVQGKVALAIAAGIADPDNPLGTDPIQVQEAIASVFSDDGVLVLMDLGSALMSAEMALEFLPEAQRQKIHLCAAPLVEGAIAAVVAAAAGKNMQQVIAEAQGALVAKATQLNINTDTNVHYQPITSQEAATREIRLTINNRFGLHARPAAQFVSISARFGAQILVQNLTTGSPPVRGDSINQVATLGVRQGHEIAISATGVDADAALAALQALIANNFGEDDTITSPPLVENTATPQSPSELLGIAASPGVAIAPVVHYQPSILTPTQHHVDDAEAEWQRLQNAIQAAKKEIETLFSHASVQIGDAEAAIFDAHLLFLADPVLLEAVHHRISEEQINAEAAWQLVVDEVASRYRTLEDIYLQERVDDVIDVGQRVLRLLTGTVGTVLDLPEPAILVAKDLTPSDTVGLDPKKILGICTTSGSSTSHSAIIARTLGIPAVLGMDAQVLQVEDGTLMALDGEIGRAWVEPEADILELLETKQQVWQTAQRDAKAKAQQPAITTDNRQVRVFANIGSIADVQAALSNGAEGVGLLRTEFLYLGRTSPPTEEEQVAVYQAIAQVLQQRPLIIRTLDVGGDKPLPYLRPQLIEANPFLGCRGIRFCLNHIDLFKTQLRAILRASVGQNIKIMLPMIATVGEVKAAKAILSQVQSELRQADIPVEEAISLGIMVEVPAAVAIADQLAAEVDFFSIGTNDLSQYVMAGDRTNPQVASLVDAMHPAVLRMIQQTVQAAHQAGIWVGLCGELAAEPVATPILLGLGLDELSVNPPAIPTLKQSISQLSLATSEAIAMRALQQNSVEQVKAIVSK
- a CDS encoding DMT family transporter, whose translation is MSFTNGKGELAALFAACLWAIASVLYGIVGQRIGPLQLNLIKGIVAIAFLLLTIWLTGESLSISTPAPILLLCLSGVVGIGLGDTAFLAAINNLGARRVLLIGTLAPPITAIAANILLQERLNFNAWCGILLTIVGVAWVVTERVPNSEDSNSKSSIKGLIFALLAAITNAAGTVISRAAFASGNVTPLWAALLRLSAAELILVIGISLSYKRQISSHSHRPSWQIILTGCFAAFCGTYLGIWLQQTAIKLTAAGIASTIMQTSPLFVIPLAIVIGEKVSWRAIAGVIIAIVGIGILSSH
- a CDS encoding dienelactone hydrolase family protein, with the protein product MNRITRRKFITTASLATGFALAVEPISAQVITTNRQGLVAGTVKIPVKDGTIPAYRALPATGRNFPVVLVIQEIFGVHEHIQDVCRRFAKLGYLAIAPELFVRQGDVSKLSSIDEIRPIVAKVPDAQVLSDLDATVNWAKKSGKGNTNKLAITGFCWGGRITWLYAAHNPNVKAGVAWYGRLVGDSTAVTPKHPVDIASTLKVPVLGLYGGKDTGIPLNTVEQMRDRLKGSSSKSEIIVYPDAPHAFFADYRPSYREKEAKEGWQRLQAWFKQHGA
- a CDS encoding protein-tyrosine phosphatase family protein, coding for MYKFAPASEQEKIVFGASRPGYSNQGTYHWIDFMKQQDIQKVCCLLADEQLNYYSHLLDTYQKEFGNQQICWAAIPDFQLADINTLTQKILPFLMTADKLNEKVVVHCSGGIGRTGHVLAAWLVYGRGFSNQDAIAAVKRTGRNPHEAAIASLFKGKNPLKLIKELDLLLNHCRILI